From Etheostoma cragini isolate CJK2018 chromosome 17, CSU_Ecrag_1.0, whole genome shotgun sequence, one genomic window encodes:
- the LOC117960754 gene encoding uncharacterized protein LOC117960754: protein MRVSNCQPDVCRQNPAIVTPNEFRQAYSAADGLAMKDQGKRKIQLVQCRLSHTESGKKQEELGDTLTNLSSQPFFRSCIHLEVPLTSTSSVVFLDKSLSISLVDLEGRRAGQPILYRSTVSVRLGVSYCCRSATDNKPAKSNEGCVRPRASMLGRKKHNGRKSGLGHCRSPLPKPRDYKVEKMARTHGVDSKVDDSDVQRHSSTTLGLLSFRGPSPSNTKAGRQKGNADEAAFPITGNFRHRQHTSNIAPVESRTWSKQTRNDKTEEQQEHDCSSEPQNVSDEKCHSRLKADSLEGTLKTLSLKEALELFRPDFISRSQGRVKRLEQRARRRRTAQDSNPGLVQSLREDRGKQKKNCTTPDPLSDNLFKPGERSISDREMQMRSRRIYNKLPEVTKKKEEEKKRAVSQTNRLRVDVFKKRLLDQILQR from the exons ATGAGAGTCTCAAACTGCCAACCGGACGTGTGCCGACAGAATCCTGCCATCGTGACGCCAAATGAGTTCAGACAGGCCTACTCAGCAGCTGATGGATTGGCAATGAAGGATCAAGGAAAGAGGAAAATACAACTTGTGCAATGCAGACTGAGCCACACAGAGAGCGGCAAGAAGCAGGAAGAGTTAGGTGACACATTAACAAACCTATCCTCGCAGCCCTTCTTTCGGTCTTGTATCCATCTTGAGGTGCCACTGACGTCCACTagctctgttgtgtttttggacaAGTCACTTTCCATTTCCCTTGTGGACCTAGAGGGAAGAAGAGCAGGTCAACCAATCTTGTACAGGTCCACCGTGTCTGTTCGCCTTGGTGTCTCATACTGCTGCAGATCCGCTACAGATAACAAACCAGCCAAAAGTAATGAGGGCTGTGTGAGACCCAGAGCGTCCATGTTGGGccgaaaaaaacacaatggccGTAAGAGTGGTTTGGGTCACTGCAGAAGCCCTCTACCAAAGCCCAGGGACTACAAGGTTGAGAAAATGGCACGCACTCATGGTGTTGACAGCAAGGTTGATGATTCAGACGTGCAGCGCCATAGTAGTACTACTTTGGGATTATTATCATTCAGAGGGCCAAGCCCCTCAAACACAAAGGCTGGCAGGCAGAAGGGGAATGCAGATGAGGCAGCCTTCCCTATCACTGGCAATTTCAGGCACAGGCAACACACTTCCAATATTGCCCCAG TGGAATCCAGAACTTGGAGCAAGCAAACAAGGAATGACAAGACAGAGGAACAACAAGAACATGACTGTTCCTCAGAGCCTCAAAACGTCTCTGATGAGAAATGTCATTCGCGACTGAAGGCTGATTCTCTGGAAGGCACACTCAAGACTCTCAGCCTCAAA GAGGCTTTGGAGCTCTTCAGGCCAGACTTCATCAGCCGATCTCAGGGTCGGGTGAAGCGGTTGGAGCAGAGGGCAAGGAGAAGGAGAACGGCACAGGACTCCAATCCAGGCCTGGTGCAGAGCCTCAGGGAGGATAGAGGCAAACAAAAGAAGAACTGCACCACTCCGGATCCACTTAGTG atAACCTTTTCAAGCCTGGAGAGAGGTCTATATCAGACAGAGAGATGCAGATGAGGTCCAGACG GATTTACAACAAGCTGCCGGAGGttacaaagaaaaaggaggaggagaagaagagagctGTATCACAAACCAACAGATTGCGAGTAGACGTCTTCAAAAAG agACTTCTGGACCAGATCCTGCAAAGATAA